From Zingiber officinale cultivar Zhangliang chromosome 5B, Zo_v1.1, whole genome shotgun sequence, the proteins below share one genomic window:
- the LOC121984641 gene encoding DEAD-box ATP-dependent RNA helicase 47B-like: protein MELLVRQAHHGALALASSRSFVGGRCPLRCLFAIRAAGFSSAVRTNHRAESPVAPLTISNLELDAEIKPRRKKDRCAFEFGAPRNAAAKIPPAKDNSVERRKKKLEIDESLFSAKSFSELSLSPRLVDRLNEVGLSVPTEVQSTAISTIALKHDVVIQSYTGSGKTLAYLLPILSEIGPLKKLTGDGAAQAPEEKPGIEAVIIAPSRELAMQIVREVERLLGPSDRKLVQQLVGGANRSRQEEALKKNKPIIAVGTPGRIAEISTSGKLHTHGCRFLVLDEVDQLLSFNYREDLHRILEHVGRRSGTKPSSVMGPLARRTERQTILVSATIPFSVVRAARNWGSEPLLVRAKSVVPLDSLPPPSPGAPPSNPDANAASGPISQVTTESLPPSLEHFYCISQARHKVDTLRRCVHALDARTVIAFMNNTKPLKDAVFKLEARGMSAAELHGDLGKLARSTTLKRFKDGELRVLVTNELSARGLDVPECDLVVNLELPTDSVHYAHRAGRTGRLGRKGNVVTICEEPEVFVVKKLRRHLGVGIHPCEFTEGKLVVVKEEE, encoded by the coding sequence ATGGAGCTCCTCGTTCGTCAAGCGCACCACGGCGCGCTCGCTCTCGCGTCTTCACGCTCGTTTGTTGGCGGCCGCTGTCCCCTGAGGTGTCTATTCGCGATCCGCGCCGCCGGTTTCAGCAGCGCCGTCCGCACGAACCACCGCGCGGAATCTCCTGTGGCGCCCCTCACCATCTCCAACCTCGAATTGGACGCCGAAATCAAGCCCAGACGGAAGAAAGATCGATGCGCCTTCGAATTCGGAGCACCGAGGAACGCCGCCGCAAAAATTCCTCCGGCAAAGGACAACTCGGTCGAGCGCCGTAAGAAAAAACTTGAAATTGACGAGTCTTTGTTCTCCGCCAAGTCGTTCTCCGAGCTCAGCCTGTCTCCCCGTCTGGTCGATCGGCTTAACGAGGTCGGCCTGAGCGTTCCGACTGAGGTCCAGTCCACCGCCATATCTACTATCGCGCTGAAGCACGATGTGGTTATTCAATCCTACACCGGATCTGGAAAAACGCTGGCTTACCTTCTCCCCATACTCTCGGAAATAGGGCCGTTGAAGAAGCTGACTGGCGACGGAGCGGCACAGGCGCCTGAGGAGAAGCCAGGCATCGAAGCGGTCATTATCGCTCCCTCAAGAGAGTTGGCGATGCAAATCGTGAGGGAGGTGGAGAGGTTGCTCGGTCCCTCGGATAGAAAGCTCGTTCAGCAGCTTGTTGGCGGTGCGAATCGGTCGAGGCAGGAGGAGGCgttgaagaaaaacaaaccgatcaTCGCGGTCGGCACTCCTGGCCGGATCGCAGAGATCTCAACTTCCGGGAAGCTGCACACTCACGGATGCCGGTTCCTGGTCCTGGATGAAGTCGACCAGTTGCTATCTTTCAACTACAGGGAAGATTTGCACAGAATTCTGGAGCATGTGGGGAGAAGGTCAGGGACCAAACCGAGCTCGGTCATGGGGCCGCTCGCAAGGAGAACTGAGCGCCAGACGATCTTAGTCTCTGCCACAATACCATTTTCGGTAGTGCGAGCGGCGAGGAACTGGGGAAGCGAGCCTCTTCTCGTCAGGGCCAAGAGCGTGGTACCTCTCGACTCACTGCCCCCTCCAAGTCCCGGCGCTCCGCCTTCCAATCCGGACGCAAACGCTGCATCTGGCCCGATCTCTCAGGTAACAACTGAAAGCTTGCCTCCGTCACTGGAGCATTTCTACTGCATTTCCCAGGCGCGGCACAAAGTCGACACCTTGCGGAGATGCGTTCACGCGCTGGACGCGAGGACTGTGATCGCCTTCATGAACAACACGAAGCCGCTGAAGGATGCCgtcttcaagctggaggcgcgcGGAATGAGTGCTGCGGAATTGCACGGGGATCTCGGCAAGCTCGCTAGATCGACTACTCTGAAGAGATTCAAGGATGGAGAACTCCGAGTCCTCGTGACCAACGAACTGTCCGCGAGGGGACTCGACGTGCCCGAATGCGACCTCGTTGTGAATCTGGAATTGCCTACCGACTCAGTTCACTACGCGCACAGAGCGGGAAGGACCGGCCGGCTTGGCCGCAAGGGAAACGTGGTCACCATTTGCGAAGAGCCGGAGGTGTTTGTCGTGAAGAAGCTGCGGCGGCACCTGGGAGTAGGAATCCATCCTTGCGAATTTACAGAAGGCAAACTCGTCGTCGTGaaggaggaagaatga
- the LOC121986768 gene encoding THO complex subunit 4A-like — protein MSGALDMSLDNIIKSSKKTAGDGRGRGHEASGPSRRAPNRTANRSAPYSSGKAPNSVWQHDMYSTAQAGGFPAPTTRASSIDTGTKLYILNLEFGVSNEDIKFFGYLEPKDEEEASLWSEANGVRPAAFRNSMASLSLLEFGNNGREKRSHGREEIKMFSFN, from the exons ATGTCGGGCGCCCTCGACATGTCCCTCGACAACATAATCAAATCAAGCAAGAAGACTGCCGGCGACGGACGCGGGCGGGGTCATGAGGCCAGCGGGCCGTCCCGTCGCGCGCCCAATCGAACGGCTAACCGATCCGCCCCTTACTCCTCCGGGAAG GCTCCCAACTCGGTGTGGCAGCACGACATGTACTCGACGGCGCAAGCAGGCGGTTTTCCTGCTCCGACGACAAGGGCTTCCTCCATAGATACTGGCACCAAGCTGTATATCTTGAATTTAGAATTCGGAGTGTCGAATGAGGACATTAAG TTTTTTGGCTATCTTGAGCCTAAGGATGAAGAGGAAGCGTCCTTGTGGAGCGAGGCTAATGGAGTGAGGCCTGCAGCATTTAGAAATTCCATGGCATCACTCTCGTTATTGGAGTTCGGAAACAATGGTAGGGAGAAGAGAAGTCACGGGAGAGAAGAGATAAAAATGTTttcattcaattaa